From a region of the Hippopotamus amphibius kiboko isolate mHipAmp2 chromosome 3, mHipAmp2.hap2, whole genome shotgun sequence genome:
- the LOC130848701 gene encoding olfactory receptor 5B12-like, producing MENTTEVTGFVLVGLSDDPELQIPLFIIFSLIYLITLVGNLGMIALILLDSRLHTPMYFFLSHLSLVDFGYSSAVTPKVMAGFLTGDKIISYNACVTQFFFFVAFITVESFLLATMAYDCYAAVCNPLHYTTTMTTNVCARLVIGCCFCGFLNASIHTGNIFRLSFCRSNVVHHFFCDAPPLLALSCSDNYISEMVIVFVVGFNDLFSVLVILVSYLFIFVTILRMRSSEGRQKAFSTCASHLTAVSIFYGTGIFMYLQPTSRHSMDTDKMASVFYTMVITMLNPLVYSLRNKEVKNAFKKALKSTTHTP from the exons ATGGAAAACACTACAGAGGTGACTGGGTTCGTTCTTGTCGGTTTATCTGATGACCCGGAACTGCAGATCCCACTTTTCATCATCTTCTCTCTCATCTACCTCATCACTCTGGTTGGGAACCTGGGGATGATTGCGTTGATCCTGCTGGACTCTCGTCTCCACActcccatgtactttttcctcagtCACCTCTCTCTGGTGGACTTTGGTTATTCCTCAGCTGTCACTCCTAAAGTGATGGCAGGATTCCTCACAGGAGACAAGATCATCTCCTACAATGCTTGTGTCACCCAGTTCTTCTTCTTTGTAGCCTTTATCACTGTAGAAAGTTTCCTGTTGGCCACAATGGCTTATGACTGCTACGCAGCAGTGTGCAACCCCCTTCATTACACCACCACCATGACGACTAATGTGTGTGCACGTCTGGTCATTGGCTGCTGCTTCTGTGGTTTCCTGAATGCCTCCATCCACACTGGGAACATTTTCAGGCTCTCCTTCTGTAGGTCCAATGTGGTCCATCACTTCTTCTGTGATGCTCCTCCTCTCCTGGCTCTCTCGTGCTCAGACAACTACATCAGTGAGATGGTTATTGTCTTTGTGGTGGGCTTCAATGACCTCTTTTCTGTCCTGGTCATCCTGGTCTCCTACCTGTTTATATTTGTCACCATTCTGAGGATGCGCTCATCTGAAGGACGCCAGAAGGCCTTTTCCACCTGTGCTTCCCACCTCACGGCTGTCTCCATCTTCTACGGGACAGGCATCTTCATGTACTTGCAGCCCACCTCCAGACATTCCATGGACACAGACAAAATGGCCTCTGTGTTCTATACTATGGTCATCACCATGCTGAACCCACTGGTCTACAGCTTGAGGAACAAAGAGGTCAAGAATGCCTTTAAAAAGGct ctTAAATCTACTACTCATACACCTTag